One window of the Leishmania panamensis strain MHOM/PA/94/PSC-1 chromosome 16 sequence genome contains the following:
- a CDS encoding hypothetical protein (TriTrypDB/GeneDB-style sysID: LpmP.16.0380), whose protein sequence is MSSQSSRQCRTAKTVVIPGIGVISTYMRQSDVAGVRRCRLLHRSVSSSSGMSCHLTPTRKLFGSWVASTAVATTINTQSPAAPTFGDCSDTGTNASLAASQTSPLESEGQHNFASRRAFSGGGVSEMWPIEVPGRARGVVGATNVV, encoded by the coding sequence ATGAGCTCACAGTCATCACGGCAGTGTAGGACAGCGAAGACGGTTGTGATTCCTGGCATTGGTGTCATTTCTACGTACATGAGGCAAAGCGATGTGGCTGGAGTGCGTCGGTGCCGCCTGCTTCATCGTAGCGTCTCGTCCTCCAGTGGCATGTCATGTCACCTCACGCCGACGCGCAAACTGTTTGGCAGCTGGGTGGCTTCAACAGCAGTAGCAACTACAATCAACACCCAGAGCCCGGCAGCACCAACGTTTGGGGACTGCAGTGACACGGGTACGAACGCTTCTTTGGCTGCTTCACAGACATCTCCGTTGGAGAGTGAAGGGCAGCACAACTTCGCCAGCAGGAGAGCGTtctcgggggggggggtctcGGAGATGTGGCCAATTGAGGTGCCGGGCAGAGCTCGTGGTGTTGTCGGCGCCACAAACGTAGTGTAG